Part of the Spinacia oleracea cultivar Varoflay chromosome 5, BTI_SOV_V1, whole genome shotgun sequence genome, ATCACATCTAAAACATACCCATTTTCACCCCCTTCATCATCAACACTTCTCTTGATATGCAATATTCCTAAATCTTCCCATATTCATTCTTTTCCCCCTTGAAAAAAACCCAAATAGATAAGTAATTATGATGCATAAACATGATCATTTTTACAAATCATGGAGCATTAAAAGAGAAATGAAGCAAAATAAGCAAATTTTCGGCGAAATTTGACAAGAAGAGTTCATCGAAAGAGATGAATGATCAAATAGTTGAGGATACTAAAACCTTTGGTAAACTCTTGATTTGAACAAGACAGGTTATGGTAATGGAAATTATCATATCtgtattgttattatttatagGTATTGCAATTTTGGTAATGATTCATATATGTATAGTTGGGAGGGCATTTAGGAGAGGTTTTTATGCAGATGGTGTCCCAATTATTAAAGGAGCAGGGATGACTATAAAAGACCTTAATAAACTCCCTTGTTTCGAGTACAAACaagctgctgctgttgctgctgctgctactgcTACTGCTACTGCAACAACTACTACAGTTGTTGATTGTGCTGTTTGTTTGGACAGTTTTGAGGTTGGTGATTACTGCAGAACTCTGCCTAATTGTCACCATTACTTTCATGTTCAATGTGTTGATCTTTGGCTTATCAAAACACCCTTTTGCCCTGTTTGTCGAACCTGCACCATTATGTCTGTGACTATGGTGTCGCCTAAAGTTGGCTCGAATGTAGTCGATGCAGGAAGAAATGCTTCATCAGCCAATGTCGCGAATGATTTGTGTTAAGTACAAGTTTAAGTATTTTGTGAGTCGTCCCACATTGAAGGTTGAATTCGGCGCCATGTTCTGTTCTTGTATGTCTAGTTCAGATCACAGGCTTATAAGTTTAAGTATGTTCTGCAACAATTTGTATATAGTGTTTCTGGGTGTCTCTGTACGGCAATCTCTCTCATTCTATGAGTtaagtactatttgattttcGGTCTGTTGGAGAGTTTTAAATTGCTAGCATAAATTAGTTTCCTAATTGTtttttcatcattttttttccTAGTTGTAGTAGTCCTACGTACATACGATTACtttgtactataaatattcaTCAGTTATGACTGAGTTATCAATCAATAATAACACATTATTAATCTTTTTTCCTTCGATTATATTTTACATGGTACCAGAGTAAGGTTAGATTTTGAGATCGTCTACAAACTTTTCCAACTGCCATTTTCAAgactttaaccaattaaactagTTGACATCCACATAAAGGTTGCCGAGCTCTCTTTAATTTGTTTGTTATAAAGAACGTCCGGTGTAATTACTACTAGCAAGCAAATTAGTAGTTGAATGCATTGCTAAGAGTACGTACTCACACTGAACAACATTACATGTAAAATGATCAATTTTGATTTGTT contains:
- the LOC110790153 gene encoding E3 ubiquitin-protein ligase ATL23-like, with amino-acid sequence MVMEIIISVLLLFIGIAILVMIHICIVGRAFRRGFYADGVPIIKGAGMTIKDLNKLPCFEYKQAAAVAAAATATATATTTTVVDCAVCLDSFEVGDYCRTLPNCHHYFHVQCVDLWLIKTPFCPVCRTCTIMSVTMVSPKVGSNVVDAGRNASSANVANDLC